A single window of Pontiella agarivorans DNA harbors:
- a CDS encoding thiazole synthase, giving the protein MNDVLKIGDQELGSRLFLGTGKFSGTQAMIDAVKASGTELVTVALRRFNRDQAEDDLYGPLSQLEKVRLMPNTSGAMNAKEAVRAAVLGRELSKSPFVKLEIHPNPHHLLPDPIETYEAAIELVKQDFLVLPYIPADPVLAKRLEDIGCAAVMPLGAAIGTGKGLSTAEMIKIIIRDANVPVVVDAGLRSPSEAACALEMGCDAVLVNSAIAAAEDPAAMGAAFKTGVEAGRMARNAGLMPTSEVAVASSPLTSFLSAND; this is encoded by the coding sequence ATGAATGATGTTTTAAAAATAGGCGATCAGGAGCTGGGTTCACGCCTCTTCCTGGGCACCGGAAAATTTTCCGGCACACAGGCCATGATCGATGCCGTCAAGGCCTCGGGAACAGAACTGGTAACCGTGGCATTGCGCCGCTTCAACCGCGATCAGGCAGAAGACGATCTCTACGGCCCGCTCTCTCAGCTGGAAAAGGTGCGGCTCATGCCCAACACCTCCGGCGCCATGAATGCAAAGGAAGCCGTTCGCGCAGCCGTACTCGGTCGGGAACTGAGCAAAAGCCCTTTCGTGAAACTGGAAATCCACCCCAACCCCCACCACCTGCTGCCCGATCCGATCGAAACCTACGAAGCCGCCATTGAACTCGTTAAACAGGATTTTCTGGTTCTTCCTTATATCCCCGCCGATCCGGTGCTCGCCAAACGCCTTGAAGATATCGGCTGCGCCGCCGTCATGCCGCTCGGCGCCGCCATCGGAACCGGCAAAGGCCTCTCCACCGCCGAAATGATCAAAATCATTATCCGCGATGCCAACGTCCCGGTCGTCGTTGACGCCGGCCTCCGCTCCCCGTCCGAAGCCGCCTGCGCCCTCGAAATGGGTTGCGATGCTGTGCTCGTCAACTCCGCCATCGCCGCCGCAGAAGATCCCGCCGCCATGGGGGCCGCCTTCAAGACCGGTGTCGAAGCCGGTCGTATGGCCCGCAACGCCGGCCTCATGCCGACCTCCGAAGTCGCCGTTGCCAGCTCCCCGTTAACCAGCTTCCTCTCTGCAAATGACTAA
- the thiS gene encoding sulfur carrier protein ThiS: MKLTVNGDKHEHRGDGSIETLLEELGAKKEHTALMVNGTVIPSEDWNATALKENDEIEMLVFVGGG; the protein is encoded by the coding sequence ATGAAACTTACCGTAAACGGAGATAAACACGAACACCGGGGCGACGGATCCATCGAGACCCTGCTCGAAGAACTCGGTGCCAAAAAGGAACACACCGCCCTGATGGTCAACGGCACAGTGATTCCTTCCGAAGACTGGAACGCTACCGCGCTGAAAGAAAACGACGAAATTGAAATGCTCGTCTTCGTCGGCGGCGGATAA
- a CDS encoding MotA/TolQ/ExbB proton channel family protein codes for MQNFDTLLLSLPIADVSSAFWDSTLPGKAITILLFLGSAMAWTIMYTKGVQLRMAGRTTAYFLEAFRSSKKNPTALYAREEEYPATPLNEIYLAGCEALGDELAARGIDPDDALMSETSSELHRRLTLNQLETIRSVVDRHVADEALKLEEQMGMLATAVSAAPFLGLLGTVWGVMDAFSGMAISGSAALSAVAPGISGALLTTIVGLIVALPSMVGYNLLSAQIRRISVQMDNFAQEFTSEIQNMYVIEG; via the coding sequence ATGCAAAATTTCGATACACTGTTGCTTTCGCTGCCGATTGCTGACGTCAGTTCAGCATTCTGGGACAGTACACTGCCGGGCAAAGCCATTACCATTTTGCTGTTTCTGGGGTCGGCCATGGCCTGGACGATCATGTACACCAAGGGGGTGCAGCTTCGGATGGCCGGCCGGACCACCGCATATTTTCTGGAAGCCTTCCGTTCCAGTAAAAAGAATCCGACCGCGCTGTATGCGCGGGAGGAGGAGTATCCTGCCACGCCGCTTAATGAAATTTATCTGGCCGGCTGCGAGGCGCTCGGCGATGAGCTTGCCGCACGGGGGATCGACCCGGATGATGCATTGATGAGTGAAACGTCATCGGAGCTGCATCGGCGCCTGACGCTGAATCAGCTGGAAACCATTCGATCGGTGGTGGACCGCCATGTGGCCGATGAGGCGCTGAAGCTCGAGGAGCAGATGGGGATGCTGGCCACGGCGGTTAGTGCTGCACCGTTTCTCGGGTTGCTCGGTACAGTCTGGGGGGTGATGGATGCGTTCAGCGGCATGGCGATTTCCGGTTCGGCGGCGCTGTCGGCTGTTGCTCCGGGGATTTCGGGTGCGCTGCTGACGACCATTGTCGGCCTGATTGTGGCCCTGCCTTCGATGGTGGGCTATAATTTGCTGTCCGCGCAAATCCGCCGTATTTCGGTGCAGATGGATAACTTCGCGCAGGAGTTTACGTCTGAAATCCAGAATATGTATGTAATTGAAGGGTGA
- a CDS encoding ExbD/TolR family protein, which yields MARRTSLVNLNQISDINMTPLMDLTFILLITFIITFPLIEQGITINLPKGKAADMMETETRSISLNLQKQLFLDDVPVSEDELRAQMTQIGINDPNTTIYVRADRKLPYGDVVAIMKILHDASITKMALVTEADQ from the coding sequence ATGGCTCGAAGAACCAGTCTTGTTAATCTGAATCAGATCAGCGATATCAATATGACGCCGCTGATGGACCTGACGTTTATTCTTCTGATTACGTTCATTATTACGTTTCCGTTGATTGAGCAGGGCATTACGATCAACCTTCCGAAGGGGAAAGCGGCTGATATGATGGAGACGGAGACGCGCTCTATCAGTCTGAATCTGCAGAAACAGCTCTTTCTTGATGATGTGCCGGTTTCCGAGGATGAGCTGCGTGCGCAGATGACGCAGATCGGCATCAACGATCCGAATACCACGATTTATGTCCGTGCTGACCGTAAGCTGCCCTATGGCGACGTCGTGGCCATTATGAAGATTCTTCACGATGCAAGCATCACAAAAATGGCGCTCGTGACGGAGGCGGATCAATAA
- a CDS encoding TonB family protein, whose product MNRFQRKVALRVLGIHVGVILFFLLISSLKGCFRPKDKPEIVTYIDFGQPAPAVAVQEVEQMQEPEPEPAPAPEPEPEPAPLPEPVKKTLPAPAPKKETPKPKPKEPEKPKWKPTPVDQIKKGKKIKPKAPPKPALSQKDLERLNKVQSKEALPSSSAKPVNGPVGNPNEIAAYDAVIYSTFYNRWDRSGLSPTSRPAQVALSINAAGRILTSRLSQSSGDSKFDAAVMLAVRSVTMLPRVPPRGYDLNNIIINFSITN is encoded by the coding sequence ATGAATCGGTTTCAGCGTAAAGTCGCACTGCGCGTTCTCGGCATCCATGTCGGCGTAATCCTTTTTTTTCTGCTGATCAGTTCTCTGAAAGGGTGTTTTCGGCCTAAGGATAAGCCGGAGATCGTAACCTATATTGATTTCGGTCAGCCCGCTCCGGCGGTTGCTGTTCAGGAAGTGGAGCAGATGCAGGAACCCGAGCCGGAGCCGGCCCCGGCTCCTGAGCCGGAACCCGAGCCTGCGCCGCTTCCGGAACCGGTGAAGAAAACCCTTCCTGCGCCCGCGCCGAAAAAAGAGACGCCCAAGCCGAAACCGAAGGAGCCGGAAAAGCCGAAGTGGAAGCCGACGCCGGTGGATCAGATTAAAAAAGGTAAAAAAATTAAACCCAAAGCGCCGCCGAAACCGGCGCTGAGTCAGAAGGATCTGGAGCGGCTCAATAAAGTGCAGTCGAAAGAGGCGTTGCCGTCATCTTCGGCAAAGCCGGTGAACGGCCCGGTGGGTAATCCGAATGAAATTGCCGCTTATGATGCGGTGATTTACTCAACATTTTACAACCGATGGGACCGTTCGGGGCTTTCGCCCACATCCCGTCCGGCACAGGTGGCGCTGTCGATTAACGCGGCCGGTCGAATTCTCACTTCACGGTTGAGTCAATCCAGCGGAGATTCTAAATTTGATGCAGCAGTGATGCTGGCGGTCCGGAGTGTTACCATGCTTCCACGGGTTCCGCCAAGAGGGTATGATCTGAATAATATTATCATTAATTTTTCTATTACAAACTGA
- a CDS encoding OmpA family protein — MKKKFLNRFVFLAVACTLAFAGGCRSNNNDAELYGSDNLYGDELMGEYALSDVDGLPADGDRSVVDPVYFAYDSSQVNPEEAGKVEEVANLLNKNKWQGVIVEGHTDERGSREYNLALGERRALAVRDYLISLGVDPSKIQTKSYGEEMPDNMGHDESAWRANRRAAFAMY, encoded by the coding sequence ATGAAAAAAAAGTTTTTGAATCGGTTTGTGTTTCTGGCGGTAGCTTGCACGCTGGCATTCGCCGGTGGATGCCGTTCCAATAATAACGATGCCGAGCTTTATGGTTCCGACAATCTGTATGGCGATGAGCTGATGGGCGAATATGCGCTGAGCGATGTCGACGGCCTGCCGGCAGATGGTGATCGCTCAGTGGTTGATCCGGTCTATTTTGCCTACGACAGTTCTCAGGTGAACCCCGAGGAAGCCGGAAAAGTCGAAGAGGTGGCCAACCTGCTCAACAAAAATAAGTGGCAGGGAGTAATTGTTGAAGGGCACACCGATGAACGCGGAAGCCGCGAATACAACTTGGCTCTGGGTGAACGCCGTGCGCTGGCAGTTCGTGACTACCTGATCAGTCTCGGTGTTGATCCTTCAAAAATTCAGACGAAGAGTTACGGCGAAGAAATGCCCGATAATATGGGCCACGATGAAAGCGCATGGCGTGCAAACCGCCGCGCCGCATTTGCGATGTATTAA
- a CDS encoding sensor domain-containing diguanylate cyclase: MQFFVPALAAQLDPVTSILGVVAAVCISFISITLVASYYRFQSIVAQAEETDPEEMGASAEEVLRVQLARYLAGCARRGTSFTLALIRVEEADIAVCMDSPFVQSLKDAVRRDDVACLYDHQTAVLLLESEPEDAIAILNRIVGYVDEHCAGVQADMLHVGLASYPGHGLSGKELIAVAVNAVAEATSEKPIVLPEIIDEDSEEIEAEEDTGFDEEAEEDVSSKGWKERRKNSILDELTGVLKPSAVSAYMQRSMSELRRKKKNTALFCIGLNNMDHIARFHGEEAADDVMAGVSKVLQAHLRADDLIGRHERYAYLVLAACTLEEAEIIGGRITRLVQQSAYTSGHKKLKTTITLGVAAYPEHGRNLHHLYMAGQKVLDHSRANDIRAYAVYDPEIHDKVPAKPMKNIKSVQG; the protein is encoded by the coding sequence ATGCAGTTCTTTGTCCCAGCGCTTGCGGCTCAGCTTGATCCTGTTACCAGCATTCTCGGTGTGGTTGCAGCTGTTTGCATTTCTTTTATTAGCATCACGCTGGTTGCCAGTTATTACCGTTTCCAGAGCATCGTTGCTCAGGCTGAAGAAACGGATCCGGAAGAGATGGGCGCATCTGCCGAAGAGGTGCTTCGAGTGCAGCTCGCACGTTATCTGGCCGGATGCGCCCGGCGGGGAACCTCCTTTACTCTCGCGCTGATTCGCGTGGAGGAAGCGGACATTGCAGTCTGTATGGACTCTCCGTTTGTTCAGTCGCTTAAAGACGCTGTAAGGCGTGATGATGTGGCCTGTCTGTATGATCATCAGACCGCGGTCCTGCTGCTGGAATCCGAGCCCGAAGACGCAATAGCTATCCTGAATCGGATTGTCGGTTATGTTGATGAGCACTGTGCAGGGGTTCAAGCGGATATGCTTCATGTGGGCCTGGCTTCATATCCGGGCCATGGGCTGAGCGGAAAAGAGTTGATCGCCGTTGCCGTGAATGCAGTGGCCGAGGCAACGTCCGAAAAACCGATCGTGCTGCCGGAAATTATCGATGAGGATTCTGAGGAGATAGAGGCGGAAGAGGATACGGGGTTCGATGAAGAGGCGGAGGAGGATGTGTCTTCCAAAGGCTGGAAAGAGCGTCGCAAAAATTCCATACTCGACGAACTGACAGGGGTGCTGAAGCCTTCAGCTGTATCGGCCTATATGCAGCGGAGCATGAGCGAGCTGCGCCGGAAAAAGAAAAACACGGCTCTTTTTTGTATCGGTCTCAACAATATGGACCATATTGCCCGCTTCCATGGCGAAGAGGCTGCGGATGATGTCATGGCCGGAGTCAGTAAGGTGTTGCAGGCGCATCTTCGTGCGGACGATCTGATTGGCCGGCACGAGCGTTATGCCTATCTGGTTCTTGCTGCGTGCACGCTGGAAGAGGCAGAGATTATCGGAGGTCGTATCACGAGACTGGTACAGCAGTCGGCGTATACCTCCGGACATAAAAAACTTAAAACGACAATCACCCTCGGGGTGGCCGCCTATCCTGAACACGGGCGGAATCTTCATCATCTTTATATGGCCGGACAGAAGGTGCTCGACCACAGCCGGGCGAACGATATCCGGGCATATGCGGTTTACGATCCGGAAATTCATGATAAGGTTCCAGCTAAACCCATGAAGAACATCAAGTCGGTTCAGGGTTAG
- a CDS encoding pyridoxine 5'-phosphate synthase, with the protein MKLGVNIDHVATLRQARGTVYPDPLDAAIHCARAGAHGITAHLREDRRHIQDDDIYRLKELQPLPLNLEMANVESIVGIALSVKPAEVCLVPEKRQELTTEGGLDVLGQFDQMKDTVSCLSEAGIEVSMFIDPDIETIVACKDLGAPTVELHTGAYCDAGPNDRAVLIERLIKAADHAHELGLKVNAGHGITMETLGGILCIPHLDTLNIGHSIICRSVFLGLEGAVHEMLAGMQEYAG; encoded by the coding sequence ATGAAATTAGGCGTTAATATCGACCACGTTGCCACCCTGCGCCAGGCGCGCGGAACCGTTTATCCCGACCCGCTGGATGCTGCCATCCATTGCGCCCGCGCCGGTGCCCACGGCATTACGGCCCATCTGCGGGAAGACCGCCGCCATATTCAGGATGATGATATTTACCGCCTGAAGGAGCTCCAGCCTCTGCCCCTGAATCTGGAGATGGCAAACGTGGAGTCTATTGTGGGGATTGCCCTCAGCGTCAAGCCTGCGGAAGTTTGCCTGGTTCCGGAAAAGCGCCAGGAGCTTACCACAGAAGGCGGCCTGGATGTACTCGGTCAGTTTGATCAGATGAAGGATACGGTGAGCTGCCTTTCCGAAGCCGGAATTGAAGTGAGTATGTTTATTGATCCTGATATTGAAACCATCGTGGCATGCAAGGATCTCGGTGCGCCGACGGTTGAGCTGCACACGGGAGCCTATTGTGATGCGGGGCCGAACGACCGTGCAGTATTGATTGAACGGCTGATCAAGGCGGCCGATCATGCACACGAGCTTGGACTGAAGGTCAACGCCGGTCACGGCATCACCATGGAAACTCTGGGCGGCATACTCTGCATTCCGCATCTCGATACGCTCAATATCGGCCACAGCATCATTTGCCGTTCGGTCTTTCTCGGGCTGGAAGGTGCTGTTCATGAAATGCTTGCGGGAATGCAGGAATACGCAGGCTGA
- a CDS encoding NAD(P)H-hydrate dehydratase → MKIVSSEEMRELDRRTIQAGIPGQELMYTAGEGLAGAIRTLAGNHQLVDSPVLFIAGPGNNGGDAFVAAQLLFEEDWAVECWLAVPENKVKGDALIWLKKMKKAGVPFRTLETSEDWKSAAESGTDAEILVDGLLGTGAAGEPRGVIADAISFIDSQADRALVVAIDIPSAMSVRADLTVTMGLPKIESLEPEHIDYVGNIEVIDLGIPPEFIEETAGDTTRALIHSFDLSELFPRRSRDAHKGSFGHVLCIGGSKGFSGAVTMAARAAVRSGAGLVSAFVPEAIHGLVALGVPEAMVHSSMPEGDWTAVLAGCGMGRSATTTEQVLQLLEISSVPVILDADAITVMAGQTDALVSARCPLVLTPHPGEFARLFGLKVADVQEDRFGMVRMAADKLGATVVLKGAGTLVASPDAPVAVNMTGNPGMASGGSGDVLAGLITGLAAQGISPFEAACAGVWLHGKAGDLAASEKSQATMAATDMIEKLPEAFREISCR, encoded by the coding sequence ATGAAAATTGTCTCTTCAGAAGAAATGCGAGAGCTGGATCGGCGTACCATCCAGGCCGGGATTCCCGGTCAGGAGCTGATGTACACCGCCGGCGAAGGGCTGGCCGGTGCCATCAGAACGCTGGCCGGAAATCATCAGTTGGTCGATTCGCCGGTCCTTTTTATTGCGGGACCGGGCAATAACGGAGGCGATGCCTTTGTGGCGGCGCAGCTCCTTTTCGAAGAAGACTGGGCGGTGGAATGCTGGCTTGCCGTGCCCGAAAATAAGGTCAAAGGCGATGCTTTGATCTGGCTGAAAAAAATGAAAAAAGCCGGAGTTCCATTCCGCACCCTGGAAACTTCCGAAGATTGGAAATCCGCCGCTGAAAGCGGAACGGATGCCGAAATTCTGGTCGATGGACTATTGGGCACCGGGGCCGCTGGAGAGCCGCGGGGTGTAATTGCAGACGCGATTTCATTTATTGATTCTCAGGCAGATCGTGCGCTGGTGGTGGCCATCGATATTCCTTCGGCCATGTCGGTACGCGCTGATCTGACCGTCACCATGGGGCTTCCAAAGATCGAAAGTCTTGAGCCGGAACATATCGATTATGTTGGAAACATCGAAGTAATAGATCTCGGAATTCCTCCTGAATTTATTGAGGAGACTGCCGGGGATACCACCCGGGCGCTGATTCATTCATTCGATTTGTCTGAACTTTTCCCACGCCGGTCACGCGATGCGCATAAAGGCTCCTTCGGCCATGTGCTTTGTATCGGTGGAAGCAAGGGATTCAGCGGGGCTGTTACCATGGCTGCCCGAGCGGCGGTTCGTTCCGGAGCAGGACTGGTTTCTGCATTTGTTCCCGAAGCGATTCATGGGCTGGTGGCCCTCGGGGTGCCGGAAGCGATGGTGCATTCCAGTATGCCGGAAGGGGACTGGACCGCTGTGCTTGCAGGGTGCGGCATGGGACGTTCCGCCACCACAACAGAACAGGTTTTACAACTCTTGGAAATTTCGTCCGTTCCGGTGATTCTGGATGCGGATGCCATCACCGTTATGGCCGGTCAGACGGATGCTCTGGTTTCGGCGCGATGCCCGCTTGTTCTGACTCCGCATCCCGGAGAATTTGCCCGGCTGTTCGGTTTGAAGGTGGCGGATGTTCAGGAGGATCGCTTCGGTATGGTACGGATGGCGGCCGATAAATTGGGAGCAACAGTGGTGCTTAAGGGGGCGGGAACGCTGGTGGCGTCTCCGGACGCTCCGGTTGCGGTGAATATGACCGGTAATCCGGGAATGGCCTCCGGCGGTTCTGGCGATGTTCTGGCAGGATTGATTACGGGACTTGCGGCACAGGGGATCAGCCCGTTCGAAGCGGCATGTGCCGGGGTCTGGCTGCATGGAAAAGCCGGGGATCTGGCTGCATCAGAAAAATCGCAGGCCACGATGGCGGCCACGGATATGATTGAAAAACTGCCGGAAGCATTCCGGGAAATCTCCTGCCGGTAA
- a CDS encoding ATP-dependent 6-phosphofructokinase, translating into MADLKIHRVETLGEATFDSPLKDSIVRFYNGEAIACNDRTKELGKLESISDIEYFELAGPREKLFFNPAEVTVGIVTCGGLCPGLNDVIRALTFCCEESYGVKRVLGFKYGYEGLVAKYYHYPIELTTDNTDEIHEKGGTILKSSRGRQDDDEIINTLVHYGVDILFTIGGDGTQRGSRDIVARLRERNLPISVVGIPKTIDNDISLIQRSFGFETAVEATWDIITNAHNEARAYKNGVGLVKLMGRESGWIAASAALANSAVNFCLVPEVGFDLHRPNGFLEVLEKRLKRKEHAVVVVAEGAGQHLFSDHTTDTDKSGNKRLKDIGLLLKDEINNHFSSRNQEVNVKYFDPSYNIRSRRANANDSMYCLQLGNNAVHAAMAGCTNMIVGMHHGRLVHLPIDMIGDRKSIEPRGWFWQTVLQATHQPTNMMN; encoded by the coding sequence ATGGCCGACCTGAAGATTCACAGAGTGGAAACCCTCGGCGAAGCCACATTCGATTCGCCGCTTAAAGACAGCATCGTGCGTTTCTATAACGGCGAAGCCATCGCCTGCAACGACCGAACCAAAGAACTCGGAAAACTTGAAAGCATTTCGGATATTGAATATTTCGAACTTGCCGGTCCGCGCGAAAAACTGTTTTTCAACCCGGCGGAAGTCACCGTCGGCATCGTAACCTGCGGCGGCCTCTGCCCGGGACTGAACGACGTGATTCGGGCCCTGACATTCTGCTGCGAAGAGAGTTATGGCGTTAAACGCGTGCTCGGATTCAAATACGGTTACGAAGGGCTGGTGGCCAAGTATTACCACTACCCGATTGAGCTCACGACCGATAATACCGATGAAATCCACGAAAAGGGCGGAACCATTCTGAAATCCTCCCGCGGCCGGCAGGACGATGATGAAATTATCAATACGCTCGTCCATTACGGCGTGGACATTCTTTTCACCATCGGCGGCGACGGCACTCAGCGCGGATCCCGTGATATCGTGGCCAGACTGCGGGAACGGAACCTTCCGATTTCGGTGGTCGGAATTCCTAAAACGATCGATAACGACATCAGCCTGATCCAGCGCTCCTTCGGATTCGAAACGGCCGTGGAAGCCACCTGGGATATCATCACAAATGCACACAACGAAGCCCGCGCCTATAAAAACGGAGTCGGCCTCGTGAAACTGATGGGCCGAGAATCGGGCTGGATCGCCGCCTCGGCCGCACTGGCCAACAGTGCCGTAAACTTCTGTCTCGTTCCTGAAGTGGGGTTCGATTTACACAGACCCAACGGATTTCTTGAAGTTCTGGAAAAGCGGCTTAAACGCAAAGAACATGCCGTCGTTGTCGTGGCGGAAGGTGCCGGTCAGCATCTCTTTTCCGACCACACCACAGATACGGATAAATCGGGCAACAAACGGCTGAAAGACATCGGACTGCTGTTAAAGGATGAAATAAATAATCACTTCAGCAGCAGGAATCAGGAAGTGAATGTCAAATATTTCGACCCGAGTTATAACATCCGCAGCCGCCGCGCAAATGCCAATGACTCGATGTATTGCCTTCAGCTCGGCAACAACGCGGTACATGCCGCCATGGCCGGCTGCACCAATATGATTGTCGGTATGCACCACGGCAGGCTGGTGCATCTTCCGATTGATATGATCGGCGACCGTAAATCCATTGAGCCCAGGGGCTGGTTCTGGCAGACCGTTCTTCAGGCCACGCATCAGCCGACCAATATGATGAACTGA
- the pheS gene encoding phenylalanine--tRNA ligase subunit alpha, producing the protein MNLQELNDIKTRALEAAQAAEDAAALEAVRIEYLARKGLLPKVMQELKNVPAEEKPVFGKTVNELKNELTELIKTKQAEFSTGGASAGAGFDLTQPGQWQGLGTRHPITQITDRITQIFQTLGFTVADGPDIETVFNNFDALNTPADHSSRDEQDTFYLNNGDLMRCHTSPVQVRYMMENKPPIRIISPGRCYRRDTPDATHSANFHQVEGLFVDENVSLADLKGTLSYFARELMGPKVNIRFRPHFFPFTEPSVEVDFTCHVCNGKGCRVCKNSGWIEILGAGMVDPNVFGNVGYDASKVTGFAFGMGIERITMILYGISDIRNLYENDVRFLSQF; encoded by the coding sequence ATGAATTTACAGGAACTCAACGACATTAAAACCCGTGCACTTGAAGCCGCGCAGGCCGCCGAAGATGCTGCCGCACTGGAAGCGGTTCGCATTGAATATCTGGCTCGCAAAGGCCTTCTTCCGAAAGTAATGCAGGAGCTGAAAAATGTTCCGGCGGAAGAAAAACCGGTGTTCGGAAAAACCGTCAACGAGCTCAAAAATGAGCTGACGGAACTGATTAAAACCAAACAGGCCGAATTTTCCACCGGCGGAGCAAGCGCAGGAGCCGGTTTTGATCTGACACAGCCAGGTCAGTGGCAAGGTCTCGGGACACGGCATCCGATCACCCAGATCACCGACCGCATCACTCAGATTTTCCAGACGCTGGGATTCACTGTGGCCGACGGACCGGATATTGAAACCGTCTTCAACAATTTTGATGCACTGAATACGCCGGCGGACCATTCCTCGCGCGACGAACAGGATACGTTTTATCTCAATAACGGCGACCTGATGCGCTGCCATACCTCCCCCGTTCAGGTCCGGTATATGATGGAGAACAAGCCGCCGATCCGCATTATCTCTCCCGGCCGCTGCTATCGCCGTGATACGCCGGATGCCACCCACTCGGCAAACTTCCATCAGGTGGAAGGCCTTTTTGTGGATGAAAATGTTTCGCTGGCCGACCTCAAAGGCACGCTGTCTTATTTTGCACGCGAGCTGATGGGCCCAAAAGTGAACATTCGTTTCCGTCCGCACTTTTTCCCGTTCACTGAACCGAGTGTAGAAGTCGACTTCACCTGCCACGTCTGCAACGGCAAGGGATGCCGTGTCTGTAAAAACAGCGGATGGATTGAAATTCTCGGTGCCGGCATGGTGGATCCCAACGTTTTCGGAAATGTGGGCTACGATGCCTCAAAGGTTACCGGCTTTGCTTTCGGCATGGGGATTGAACGCATCACTATGATCCTTTACGGCATCAGCGATATCCGGAACCTTTACGAAAACGACGTACGCTTTCTTTCACAGTTTTAG